One part of the Phycisphaeraceae bacterium genome encodes these proteins:
- a CDS encoding SDR family NAD(P)-dependent oxidoreductase gives MPSEADFSDRIGVITGASAGIGQALVEQLHAAGARLVINARRRDRLQDIARRLGEDRIAVFAGNAGDQHVIDQMLDSAANRYGRQADLIVANAGRGLRGDVLDSDASVWEDLFHVLTIGAARLMRDGTKRMESLAPTHGNEGEPPKLPRDLVVIGSTVGRNLSPFSSFYGSAKAATHMLTESLRRVAAPKGIRVSLIEPGIVKTEFQGAAGYDPVSFGQFMETISPPLSADDVARSIMFLLSQPPGVHINELMIRPTRQQYP, from the coding sequence ATGCCTTCAGAAGCCGACTTTTCCGATCGAATCGGCGTTATCACGGGAGCAAGCGCTGGAATTGGCCAGGCACTAGTAGAGCAACTCCACGCTGCAGGCGCGAGGCTTGTTATCAATGCGCGTCGGAGAGACCGGCTTCAGGATATTGCGCGTCGACTGGGAGAGGATCGGATCGCGGTTTTTGCGGGCAATGCCGGTGACCAGCATGTCATTGATCAGATGCTTGATTCGGCTGCGAACAGATATGGTCGGCAGGCTGATCTTATTGTGGCCAATGCTGGACGAGGACTTCGTGGCGATGTGCTGGATTCTGATGCGTCAGTCTGGGAGGATCTTTTTCATGTGCTGACGATTGGTGCAGCACGACTCATGCGAGACGGAACGAAACGGATGGAAAGTCTCGCACCAACCCACGGCAATGAGGGTGAACCACCAAAGCTGCCACGAGATCTGGTTGTCATCGGCTCAACAGTTGGACGCAATCTCTCACCGTTTTCGTCCTTCTATGGATCGGCAAAGGCAGCAACGCACATGCTGACAGAATCATTGCGCCGTGTTGCTGCGCCGAAGGGCATCCGCGTGTCACTCATCGAACCGGGGATTGTCAAAACAGAGTTTCAGGGTGCGGCAGGTTACGACCCGGTGTCATTTGGACAGTTCATGGAAACAATCAGCCCGCCACTCTCAGCAGATGATGTTGCACGCTCGATCATGTTCCTGCTCTCGCAACCGCCGGGCGTTCACATCAATGAGTTGATGATCAGGCCGACTCGCCAGCAATACCCCTGA
- the queF gene encoding NADPH-dependent 7-cyano-7-deazaguanine reductase QueF, which produces MPDPAFLEAFETPSDTPFVIEHVMEEFTSVCPITGHPDFAQITLRFEPRTSSNGGVCVELKSLKLYLQSFRNEGTFYEAATNRMRDDLVKLMQPAWLQIHSRWKGRGGIWSIVRAEFGDIPARYQV; this is translated from the coding sequence ATGCCCGATCCCGCATTCCTTGAAGCATTTGAAACTCCCAGCGACACGCCGTTCGTCATCGAGCATGTCATGGAGGAGTTCACGTCTGTGTGCCCAATCACAGGCCATCCCGACTTTGCACAGATCACACTCCGGTTTGAACCTCGCACATCAAGTAACGGTGGTGTGTGCGTTGAGCTGAAATCTCTCAAGCTGTACCTGCAGTCATTCCGCAACGAGGGCACCTTCTACGAGGCTGCGACAAATCGCATGCGGGACGATCTTGTCAAACTTATGCAGCCTGCATGGCTCCAGATCCACTCCCGATGGAAGGGACGTGGCGGTATCTGGTCGATTGTGCGCGCTGAGTTCGGTGATATACCGGCACGATATCAGGTTTAA
- a CDS encoding tetratricopeptide repeat protein → MSNTIAHRSGLQMKPALLCAVSLTLLGTTGCGTGRWLGLGGSESSNNAKPTGNNTPSPQLTNKEFAEFAMENANSLRQQGFYQDALRELQRAIALNPELPAAYAQAGDIYRDLGEYQQAEKSYREGVRKNPRDFDNNFGLGLTLHLMNRLSEAVRTYLVALTIRPDDFETNKNLGITYLQLNEPRQGLPYAVRAVELNPTSGPARVNLGAIYAALGDDRNAVVEYQQAAELMELSPELLLNLAESLRKLGREEEVFNTLKQLVAVSPSAVAHERLGAALFRNAEYQASYDQFQRALEFDPDHYPALNGLGVYKLNVYLWSDKRDRSAMNEAITAFRRSLQINPSQPRIIELITRYN, encoded by the coding sequence ATGAGCAACACGATCGCACATCGTTCGGGCTTGCAGATGAAGCCAGCATTGCTCTGCGCAGTGAGTCTGACATTGCTTGGTACAACTGGGTGCGGAACCGGTCGCTGGCTTGGTTTGGGGGGCAGCGAATCCTCGAACAACGCAAAGCCGACCGGTAACAACACCCCAAGCCCACAACTGACAAACAAGGAGTTTGCTGAGTTCGCAATGGAAAACGCCAACTCGTTGCGTCAGCAGGGGTTCTATCAGGACGCGCTTCGCGAGCTCCAGCGAGCGATTGCGCTGAATCCGGAACTTCCGGCAGCCTACGCACAGGCTGGCGATATCTACCGCGATTTGGGAGAGTACCAGCAAGCAGAAAAATCATACCGCGAGGGTGTTCGCAAGAATCCTCGCGACTTTGACAATAACTTCGGTCTTGGTCTGACACTCCACCTTATGAACAGGCTCTCAGAGGCGGTCCGAACCTATCTTGTCGCGCTGACAATCCGACCGGACGACTTTGAGACCAATAAGAACCTCGGCATCACCTATCTGCAACTGAATGAGCCACGACAGGGACTTCCATACGCGGTTCGTGCAGTAGAGTTGAACCCGACATCGGGTCCTGCTCGTGTGAATCTCGGCGCGATCTATGCTGCGCTCGGCGATGACCGGAACGCAGTGGTGGAGTACCAGCAAGCAGCAGAACTGATGGAACTCTCACCCGAGTTGCTGCTGAATCTTGCCGAGAGCCTGCGCAAACTCGGTCGCGAGGAAGAGGTCTTTAATACGCTCAAGCAGCTTGTCGCAGTCAGTCCGTCGGCGGTTGCCCATGAACGTCTTGGAGCAGCGCTGTTCCGCAATGCGGAATATCAGGCCTCATATGACCAGTTCCAGCGGGCACTTGAGTTTGATCCAGATCATTACCCCGCGCTCAATGGGCTTGGCGTGTACAAACTCAACGTGTATTTGTGGAGTGACAAGCGCGACCGCAGTGCGATGAACGAGGCGATCACCGCATTCCGTCGTTCGCTCCAAATTAATCCATCCCAACCGAGAATCATTGAACTGATCACTCGGTACAACTAG
- the rplI gene encoding 50S ribosomal protein L9 produces the protein MATKNIKLLLTENVDNLGIVGDVVNVRLGYARNYLLPRSMAMQPSKEAIEALAAKRAEAEKMMAELRKQREQVIGKLEGFEMTMSRSCNEQGILYGAVTQNDIASGLKTLGYQIKPREVRLPYAIKRIDNYDVQVKFANDLLATIKVHVVPDREIDLDDKTEDMEFDNEGNLIEKTASTPAEAKSEG, from the coding sequence ATGGCAACAAAGAACATCAAACTGCTCTTGACAGAGAACGTCGACAATCTCGGAATTGTTGGCGATGTCGTGAACGTCCGTCTCGGATATGCCCGTAACTATCTGCTGCCTCGCAGCATGGCGATGCAACCCTCGAAGGAAGCGATTGAAGCGCTCGCCGCCAAGCGTGCCGAAGCTGAGAAGATGATGGCGGAGCTCCGCAAGCAGCGCGAGCAGGTCATCGGGAAACTCGAAGGCTTCGAGATGACAATGAGCCGCTCGTGCAACGAGCAGGGCATCCTCTATGGTGCGGTCACACAGAACGATATCGCATCTGGACTGAAGACACTTGGATATCAGATCAAGCCTCGCGAAGTTCGCCTGCCTTACGCCATCAAACGGATCGATAACTACGACGTGCAGGTGAAGTTTGCGAATGATCTCTTGGCAACAATCAAGGTTCACGTCGTGCCGGATCGTGAAATTGATCTTGATGACAAGACAGAAGACATGGAGTTTGATAACGAGGGTAATCTCATCGAAAAAACCGCTTCAACTCCAGCTGAGGCAAAGTCGGAAGGCTGA